The proteins below are encoded in one region of Archocentrus centrarchus isolate MPI-CPG fArcCen1 chromosome 13, fArcCen1, whole genome shotgun sequence:
- the p2ry6 gene encoding P2Y purinoceptor 3 yields the protein MPHSFSSLPTETHISKTFPLDLFSTITHPTEPYTADGFILSLSNISNISRAGNLRCTYKEDFKRVLLPAVYTIVFLLGIPLNAAVILKIWRKRPNLSRNNIYMLNLAVADFLYVMSLPLLIYNYASHDYWPFGEFACKMVRFQFYSNLHGSILFLTCISVQRYLGICYPLSVWHKQGGRRMAWCICGGVWLVVSILCAPTFYFAATGQQRNRTVCYDLSTPTRSVDYYPYGMTLTCLGFLLPFIGVMVCYCRMAQILCRPVSYQGVSITPGEKRDRAVRMIIIVAAVFCISFLPFHLTKSMYLVVRTLPEAPCTMRNLFSVIYKSTRPFASMNSFLDPILFYFTQPRYRQSTRRFLVRVTTLKDRGSSV from the exons ATGCCACATTCTTTCAGCTCCCTCCCTACTGAAACTCACATCTCAAAAACCTTCCCCCTGGACCTGTTCTCCACCATCACACACCCTACAGAGCCTTACACAGCAGACGGCTTCATCCTCAGTCTCAGTAACATCAGCAACATTAGTAGGGCGGGCAACCTTCGCTGCACCTACAAGGAAGATTTTAAGCGTGTTTTACTTCCTGCTGTGTACACCATCGTCTTCCTGCTCGGGATTCCTCTCAATGCTGCCGTCATACTGAAGATATGGAGGAAGAGGCCCAATTTGTCCAGAAACAACATCTACATGCTCAACTTGGCCGTAGCTGACTTTCTGTATGTGATGTCGCTTCCTTTACTCATCTACAACTATGCCAGTCATGACTACTGGCCCTTTGGGGAGTTTGCCTGTAAGATGGTCAGGTTTCAGTTCTACAG CAATCTGCACGGCAGTATCCTGTTCCTCACCTGCATCAGCGTGCAGCGTTATCTGGGCATTTGCTATCCTCTCTCAGTGTGGCACAAGCAGGGTGGTCGCAGGATGGCGTGGTGTATCTGTGGAGGGGTGTGGCTGGTGGTTTCCATCCTGTGCGCGCCAACTTTCTACTTTGCAGCAACGGGGCAGCAGCGCAACCGCACTGTGTGCTACGATTTGAGCACACCGACACGCTCGGTAGACTACTATCCTTACGGCATGACTCTGACGTGCCTTGGCTTCTTGTTGCCTTTCATAGGAGTGATGGTTTGCTATTGCAGGATGGCCCAGATCCTCTGCCGCCCAGTGTCCTACCAGGGTGTCTCCATAACGCCCGGGGAGAAACGAGACAGGGCGGTGAGGATGATCATTATCGTGGCTGCGGTGTTCTGCATAAGCTTCCTTCCATTTCACCTCACAAAGTCCATGTACCTGGTGGTGCGCACCCTGCCTGAGGCACCCTGCACAATGAGAAACTTGTTTTCAGTTATCTATAAGAGCACCAGACCGTTTGCCAGCATGAACAGCTTCCTGGACCCTATTCTGTTTTACTTCACACAGCCACGCTACCGCCAGAGCACCAGGAGGTTTCTGGTCAGAGTAACCACTCTGAAGGACAGGGGCAGCAGTGTGTGA